The sequence ATCTCTCGCCGGTCATGTACACCTGATCGTACAGTTCGTAAAATCCCTGGCCAGCCAGGTCGGGGAAGGCATCCCGCAAGGTCCGTCCTTCAATGTCCCGGTTGCCGACCAGCCGGGTCGCAAATTCGTTTGCGAAGTTAAAGCTATGTTCCCGACCATGCGTCACGGACACAGCAACAGGTGCGTCCTTGAACAGAGTGCGTAGGTAGCCACGCTCCATGTCCTTCTGAAGGCTCCACTGTCGGTCGGTGATATTGCTCAGGATCAGACCAAGCCCACCGTCATGCGGGAATGCCCGCACGTTATGCCACGCGAACAGCGCAGGGTAGAACACATCCAGTTCAGCCGGCACCTGCTGCTTCATCGCGCGGTCAAGGTCACGCCAGGTGGTTGTCGTCGGCTCATCAGGAATGAGGTCCTGAAGTGGCAGGGGCAGGCTCAGATCCGGTCGGCGAAACAGCAGGCGCGCCTGACGATTGGCATAGATGACCTGCCAGCCTGCATCGACCATGATGACTCCTTCGTTCATGGCTTCGGCAAGAGGTTCAAACACTGGCATCCGCATACTGTAGCTCAAGGACGCGAAACCAAGTCTGGTTATCTGGCGCGCCAGCCCGCAACGCGCCTGCGGAGGGAAACGGTGTGGCTTCGGGCGGGGCACCCAGACCGTTTCCGGGAGCGAGAGGGAATGGTGGACTTGAAGCAGAATGACGCCGTGTTTGCGGCGGATTAGGGGCACCCGATTGCCTGCTGTAGCCACGGCGCCTTAACATTTGATGGAAACAGCAGTAATCCCCTCGCCCCAGCGCCGTTCACTTTCTGGGTTGTCACGCTGCCGTCAGGTCAGCAGTACTACTCTGCATTTCGGTGAAAGGCACCCTGGCAAAATTCTCTACCGGTTCTCCCTCGTTCCTGTACCGACGGGACGCGCTGATCGTCATTCTCGCCAGTGTGATGATCACGGCCGTCCTGACGCTTGGCCTCCGCCAGCTGTGGGGGTTCAGTCCTCAGGACACCCTTTCCCTCTGTGTCATCGCCATAAAAAACATGATTTTCATTGGTGTGCTGTGGCGCTGGCCCGGTTCCTTCTGGGTCATCGGGCTAACTGAGCTCATTCTGGGAGCGGGCGCCGCCCTGGTGCGGCTGTCCGAGGTCCTGCTGGTTAACCACACAGCAACGGGCCTGGGCGGCTATAGCTACTGGCTGCCGCTGTCGTACATCATGGCCTTCATTGTTCTGCCGCCGCGACCTGCCCTGCTGTTCTCGCTGGGCCTCTTTGGTGGACTGGCTGGTCTGGGTATCGTCTACTGGTCGTCCCCGGAAGTGCCTCTCCAGTACAAGACGCTGTACGGCAACTCGCTGGTGCAGATGTACGCCATGCACGTCACCATGATTGTCTGTCTGGGTCTGCTGCTGCTGGTGCAGCGGCACTACGTCTCCGCGATCGCGCGGGCTCAGGCTCAGGCGAACCTGGCCCATACCGATCCGCTGACCGGTCTGGCCAACCGGCGCCAGCTGGACGACTGGCTGCAGATGGCGTTGCATGAAAGCCAGGCCACAGGAATCCCCATGAGTGTCATCCTGTTCGATCTCGATCATTTCAAGCGGGTCAACGACACGTATGGTCACGCGGTAGGAGACGAGGTGCTCCGGGCGACAGCCACAGCCACCCGCTGCGCCGTCCGGGGTGTGGACCGCGTCGGACGCTGGGGCGGAGAAGAATTCATGGTGTTGATCGCCGGGGACCTTCGCGCTGCCGAGATGGTCGCGCAGCGGGTGCGTGAAGCGCTGCAGAACATGACGTTGCCTTTGCCAGTGCCGGTCACGGTCAGCTGCGGTCTGGCGCAGGCCCGCCCAGATGATGCGCCCGCCGACCTGCTTCAGAGGGCAGATCAGGCACTTTACGAGGCAAAAGGGCAAGGACGTGACGCAGTGGCAATTTCTGCCTGAGGCGTCAAACCGTGGGTTGGAGGCCTGGTGAGGGAACGGACGCCAGCACTGCGCCCCTGCAGCCA comes from Deinococcus malanensis and encodes:
- a CDS encoding PAS domain-containing protein, encoding MPVFEPLAEAMNEGVIMVDAGWQVIYANRQARLLFRRPDLSLPLPLQDLIPDEPTTTTWRDLDRAMKQQVPAELDVFYPALFAWHNVRAFPHDGGLGLILSNITDRQWSLQKDMERGYLRTLFKDAPVAVSVTHGREHSFNFANEFATRLVGNRDIEGRTLRDAFPDLAGQGFYELYDQVYMTGERFEGTESPAQLTDPYTGEMKALYVNLSLIPVRGFDNQVAGVLSISVDVTSYVVAAQA
- a CDS encoding GGDEF domain-containing protein, with amino-acid sequence MKGTLAKFSTGSPSFLYRRDALIVILASVMITAVLTLGLRQLWGFSPQDTLSLCVIAIKNMIFIGVLWRWPGSFWVIGLTELILGAGAALVRLSEVLLVNHTATGLGGYSYWLPLSYIMAFIVLPPRPALLFSLGLFGGLAGLGIVYWSSPEVPLQYKTLYGNSLVQMYAMHVTMIVCLGLLLLVQRHYVSAIARAQAQANLAHTDPLTGLANRRQLDDWLQMALHESQATGIPMSVILFDLDHFKRVNDTYGHAVGDEVLRATATATRCAVRGVDRVGRWGGEEFMVLIAGDLRAAEMVAQRVREALQNMTLPLPVPVTVSCGLAQARPDDAPADLLQRADQALYEAKGQGRDAVAISA